The sequence GCGGTAGTTTTTCTTGACCCGGTCGCTCACATGCCCGCAGACCAGGTCGCAGATATTGGAGACCAGCGGCAGGATCGGGCTGAAGAAGACCGTGTTCCCTTCCGGCTCCCGGTCCACCAGCCCCACCCGGACCAGGCAGGCCAGGTGTTTGCTCGCGTTGGCCTGGGAGAGTCCAGTCGCCTCGGCGACCGCCCCCTGGCTTTGGGGCCCTTTCGCATCCAGAAGGGCGCGCAGGATGCGCAGCCGGGACTGGTCGCCCAGGGCTCCGAAAAGGCTGGTGACTTGCTCGATCATGGCATCGCTGAGCCCGTGCTTCATGCTTCCCTCACAACCAAAGAGTAATATTCCGGATCGGTTGAGTCAATGCCTTTGGGGACGAAAGGCTTACTTCTGGACGGCTGCGCAAAGGCGATCTGGTGACCTAGGACACAACGGAGCGGCCGTGGATCGGCTGGTGGAGGCCCTTGGCCGATTCTGGTCTCTTGTGTGGACCACCCGCGGAACAGACCGCAGATGCTGGAAGCGAGGGGCGCGCGGGGCCCCCGGAATGTCGAGCCTCGGGAGATTAAATATTCATTAAACGTTATATAGATATA comes from Holophagaceae bacterium and encodes:
- a CDS encoding winged helix-turn-helix transcriptional regulator is translated as MKHGLSDAMIEQVTSLFGALGDQSRLRILRALLDAKGPQSQGAVAEATGLSQANASKHLACLVRVGLVDREPEGNTVFFSPILPLVSNICDLVCGHVSDRVKKNYRALR